Proteins encoded by one window of Lycium barbarum isolate Lr01 chromosome 11, ASM1917538v2, whole genome shotgun sequence:
- the LOC132620320 gene encoding two pore calcium channel protein 1A isoform X1: MDECLLTGESSNRRILSGSKVDRRTAIAYGSAYQKAAALVDLAEDGAGLPEEILEGSSFEKAAPLYFMFIRFDFLWSLNYLALVVLNFLEKPLWCSKHLAESCNNRDYYYLGELPYLTGAESLIYEGVTLLLLVIHILFPLSYEGCNIYWKSRLNRLKVSLLLILVADIVVYILFLADFYYLPFRIAPYLRVVFFILNIRELRDSFFILAGMLGTYLNVVALSALFLLFSSWLAFVFFEDTRQGKTTFTSYGITLYQMLVLFTTSNSPEVWVPAYKESRWYCLFFILYVLLGVYFVTNLVLAVVYDSFKSELVKQVAEKDRMKLRTLKKAFSLIDDSNTGVLDKKQCTLLFEELNKYRFHVAVHIDTSSLNVFRTLPKISGDDFESIFAELDDTGDFKISLEEFNDLCIAIGLRFQKEESRPIFEYCPNFYHSPASEKLRDFVRGATFEYIIVFILLVNLVAVIIETTLDIQNNSGQTFWQKVEFIFGWLYVVEMALKVYTYGFENYWRDGQNRFDFVITLVIVVGETATFVTPDGLTFLSNGEWIRYLLIARMLRLIRLLLHVAQYRGFVATFLTLIPSLMPYLGTIFCILCFYCSLGLQIFGGIVNTGNPNLAQTDLADNDYLLFNFNDYPNGMVTLFNILVMGDWHVWVQSYKELTGTAWTYVYFVSFYLISVLWLLNLIVAFVLEAFQAEMDLEASASSADGEDKGERSERRRNVGTKTRSQRVDFLLHHMLSSELTECSNDNNP; encoded by the exons ATGGATGAATGTCTGCTTACAGGAGAGAGTAGTAATAGGAGGATCTTGAGTGGTTCCAAGGTTGATAGGAGAACTGCTATTGCTTATGGATCTGCTTATCAAAAAGCTGCTGCTTTGGTTGATCTT GCTGAAGATGGCGCTGGTCTACCTGAGGAAATTCTTGAGGGATCGAGCTTTGAGAAGGCAGCACCTTTGTACTTCATGTTTATTCGTTTTGACTTCCTCTGGTCACTTAATTATCTCGCACTAGTAGTTCTAAATTTCCTTGAG AAACCTTTGTGGTGTTCCAAGCATTTGGCTGAGTCTTGCAATAACCGAGACTACTACTATCTAGGAGAGCTGCCATATTTGACTGGTGCTGAGTCCCTTATATATGAG GGTGTTACTCTTCTACTTCTTGTAATACACATTTTATTTCCCTTATCATATGAAGGCTGCAATATCTACTGGAAAAGTCGTCTCAACAGACTGAAG GTCAGTTTGCTGTTAATCTTGGTTGCGGATATTGTGGTCTACATTCTCTTTCTAGCAGACTTTTATTATCTGCCATTCCGTATTGCACCCTATCTCCGCGTGGTGTTCTTTATTTTGAACATTAG GGAATTACGAGATAGCTTCTTCATCCTTGCAGGAATGCTTGGTACCTACCTTAATGTTGTG GCTTTATCTGCTTTATTTCTTCTGTTCTCGAGCTGGTTAGCGTTTGTCTTCTTTGAAGACACACGGCAGGGGAAAACGACGTTTACTTCGTATGGCATCACGTTGTACCAAATGCTTGTTTTATTCACCACATCAAACAGTCCAGAGGTCTGGGTTCCTGCATACAA GGAGTCGCGTTGGTATTGCCTGTTTTTTATTCTGTACGTGCTATTGGGCGTTTACTTTGTTACCAACTTAGTTCTTGCTGTTGTATATGATAGCTTCAAAAGTGAG CTTGTAAAACAAGTGGCTGAAAAAGATCGTATGAAGCTAAGGACTTTGAAGAAAGCATTTAGCTTGATTGATGACAGC AACACTGGGGTCCTCGACAAGAAGCAGTGTACCCTTCTGTTTGAGGAACTTAACAAATACAG GTTCCACGTCGCAGTACACATTGATACATCATCATTAAATGTCTTCAGGACTTTGCCGAAAATATCAGGAGATGATTTTGAGTCAATATTCGCTGAGCTGGATGATACTGGTGACTTTAAG ATAAGTTTGGAAGAATTTAATGATCTGTGCATTGCAATTGGACTGAGATTTCAGAAGGAAGAATCA CGGCCAATCTTTGAATATTGTCCAAATTTCTATCATTCACCAGCATCAGAGAAGTTGAGAGACTTTGTCCGTGGCGCTACGTTTGAGTACATAATAGTGTTCATTCTCCTTGTCAATCTTGTTGCTGTTATTATTGAAACTACG CTTGATATACAGAACAACTCAGGTCAAACCTTTTGGCAGAAGGTGGAGTTCATCTTTG GCTGGCTGTATGTTGTCGAGATGGCACTAAAAGTGTACACTTACGGTTTTGAGAACTATTGGAGGGATGGCCAAAATCGATTTGATTTTGTCATCACTTTGGTCATTG TTGTTGGAGAAACAGCGACTTTTGTGACCCCTGATGGTCTGACTTTCTTGTCCAACGGAGAATG GATTCGCTATCTTCTTATCGCAAGAATGTTACGATTAATTAGACTCTTGCTGCACGTTGCCCAATATCGTGGTTTTGTTGCCACATTTTTGACCCTCATACCAAGTCTGATGCCGTACTTGGGGACCATATTCTGCATCTTGTGCTTTTATTGCTCTCTTGGTTTACAG ATCTTTGGGGGGATTGTCAACACTGGAAACCCCAATTTAGCCCAAACTGATCTTGCGGATAATGA CTATTTGCTTTTTAACTTCAATGACTATCCAAATGGCATGGTCACACTTTTCAATATATTGGTGATGGGAGACTGGCATGTGTGGGTGCAG AGCTACAAGGAACTAACAGGGACTGCCTGGACTTATGTATACTTCGTCAGCTTCTACCTTATCTCAGTTTTGTGGCTGTTAAATTTG ATTGTAGCATTTGTCTTGGAAGCATTTCAAGCAGAAATGGATCTAGAAGCTTCAGCAAGCTCTGCGGATGGTGAAGACAAG GGCGAAAGAAGTGAGCGGCGGCGTAATGTTGG TACTAAGACTCGGAGCCAGCGAGTAGATTTCCTCCTCCATCACATGTTGAGTTCTGAACTAACAGAATGCTCCAATGACAACAATCCATAA
- the LOC132620320 gene encoding two pore calcium channel protein 1A isoform X2 has translation MDECLLTGESSNRRILSGSKVDRRTAIAYGSAYQKAAALVDLAEDGAGLPEEILEGSSFEKAAPLYFMFIRFDFLWSLNYLALVVLNFLEKPLWCSKHLAESCNNRDYYYLGELPYLTGAESLIYEGVTLLLLVIHILFPLSYEGCNIYWKSRLNRLKVSLLLILVADIVVYILFLADFYYLPFRIAPYLRVVFFILNIRELRDSFFILAGMLGTYLNVVALSALFLLFSSWLAFVFFEDTRQGKTTFTSYGITLYQMLVLFTTSNSPEVWVPAYKESRWYCLFFILYVLLGVYFVTNLVLAVVYDSFKSELVKQVAEKDRMKLRTLKKAFSLIDDSNTGVLDKKQCTLLFEELNKYRTLPKISGDDFESIFAELDDTGDFKISLEEFNDLCIAIGLRFQKEESRPIFEYCPNFYHSPASEKLRDFVRGATFEYIIVFILLVNLVAVIIETTLDIQNNSGQTFWQKVEFIFGWLYVVEMALKVYTYGFENYWRDGQNRFDFVITLVIVVGETATFVTPDGLTFLSNGEWIRYLLIARMLRLIRLLLHVAQYRGFVATFLTLIPSLMPYLGTIFCILCFYCSLGLQIFGGIVNTGNPNLAQTDLADNDYLLFNFNDYPNGMVTLFNILVMGDWHVWVQSYKELTGTAWTYVYFVSFYLISVLWLLNLIVAFVLEAFQAEMDLEASASSADGEDKGERSERRRNVGTKTRSQRVDFLLHHMLSSELTECSNDNNP, from the exons ATGGATGAATGTCTGCTTACAGGAGAGAGTAGTAATAGGAGGATCTTGAGTGGTTCCAAGGTTGATAGGAGAACTGCTATTGCTTATGGATCTGCTTATCAAAAAGCTGCTGCTTTGGTTGATCTT GCTGAAGATGGCGCTGGTCTACCTGAGGAAATTCTTGAGGGATCGAGCTTTGAGAAGGCAGCACCTTTGTACTTCATGTTTATTCGTTTTGACTTCCTCTGGTCACTTAATTATCTCGCACTAGTAGTTCTAAATTTCCTTGAG AAACCTTTGTGGTGTTCCAAGCATTTGGCTGAGTCTTGCAATAACCGAGACTACTACTATCTAGGAGAGCTGCCATATTTGACTGGTGCTGAGTCCCTTATATATGAG GGTGTTACTCTTCTACTTCTTGTAATACACATTTTATTTCCCTTATCATATGAAGGCTGCAATATCTACTGGAAAAGTCGTCTCAACAGACTGAAG GTCAGTTTGCTGTTAATCTTGGTTGCGGATATTGTGGTCTACATTCTCTTTCTAGCAGACTTTTATTATCTGCCATTCCGTATTGCACCCTATCTCCGCGTGGTGTTCTTTATTTTGAACATTAG GGAATTACGAGATAGCTTCTTCATCCTTGCAGGAATGCTTGGTACCTACCTTAATGTTGTG GCTTTATCTGCTTTATTTCTTCTGTTCTCGAGCTGGTTAGCGTTTGTCTTCTTTGAAGACACACGGCAGGGGAAAACGACGTTTACTTCGTATGGCATCACGTTGTACCAAATGCTTGTTTTATTCACCACATCAAACAGTCCAGAGGTCTGGGTTCCTGCATACAA GGAGTCGCGTTGGTATTGCCTGTTTTTTATTCTGTACGTGCTATTGGGCGTTTACTTTGTTACCAACTTAGTTCTTGCTGTTGTATATGATAGCTTCAAAAGTGAG CTTGTAAAACAAGTGGCTGAAAAAGATCGTATGAAGCTAAGGACTTTGAAGAAAGCATTTAGCTTGATTGATGACAGC AACACTGGGGTCCTCGACAAGAAGCAGTGTACCCTTCTGTTTGAGGAACTTAACAAATACAG GACTTTGCCGAAAATATCAGGAGATGATTTTGAGTCAATATTCGCTGAGCTGGATGATACTGGTGACTTTAAG ATAAGTTTGGAAGAATTTAATGATCTGTGCATTGCAATTGGACTGAGATTTCAGAAGGAAGAATCA CGGCCAATCTTTGAATATTGTCCAAATTTCTATCATTCACCAGCATCAGAGAAGTTGAGAGACTTTGTCCGTGGCGCTACGTTTGAGTACATAATAGTGTTCATTCTCCTTGTCAATCTTGTTGCTGTTATTATTGAAACTACG CTTGATATACAGAACAACTCAGGTCAAACCTTTTGGCAGAAGGTGGAGTTCATCTTTG GCTGGCTGTATGTTGTCGAGATGGCACTAAAAGTGTACACTTACGGTTTTGAGAACTATTGGAGGGATGGCCAAAATCGATTTGATTTTGTCATCACTTTGGTCATTG TTGTTGGAGAAACAGCGACTTTTGTGACCCCTGATGGTCTGACTTTCTTGTCCAACGGAGAATG GATTCGCTATCTTCTTATCGCAAGAATGTTACGATTAATTAGACTCTTGCTGCACGTTGCCCAATATCGTGGTTTTGTTGCCACATTTTTGACCCTCATACCAAGTCTGATGCCGTACTTGGGGACCATATTCTGCATCTTGTGCTTTTATTGCTCTCTTGGTTTACAG ATCTTTGGGGGGATTGTCAACACTGGAAACCCCAATTTAGCCCAAACTGATCTTGCGGATAATGA CTATTTGCTTTTTAACTTCAATGACTATCCAAATGGCATGGTCACACTTTTCAATATATTGGTGATGGGAGACTGGCATGTGTGGGTGCAG AGCTACAAGGAACTAACAGGGACTGCCTGGACTTATGTATACTTCGTCAGCTTCTACCTTATCTCAGTTTTGTGGCTGTTAAATTTG ATTGTAGCATTTGTCTTGGAAGCATTTCAAGCAGAAATGGATCTAGAAGCTTCAGCAAGCTCTGCGGATGGTGAAGACAAG GGCGAAAGAAGTGAGCGGCGGCGTAATGTTGG TACTAAGACTCGGAGCCAGCGAGTAGATTTCCTCCTCCATCACATGTTGAGTTCTGAACTAACAGAATGCTCCAATGACAACAATCCATAA